Proteins encoded together in one Gemmatimonadota bacterium DH-78 window:
- a CDS encoding efflux RND transporter periplasmic adaptor subunit, giving the protein MIPHIRGRVALAALTTVAVLSACGGSDESAAAGGPGGRGGPGGFGGGGQASPVETAVVVEGDISRVVVLPGTVEPIRTVGVNAQVAGALLELSVEEGDRVEEGQVVARLDDRELQAQLRSAEASFEVAEASFDRARQLLERQVITQPEYEAERTGFEAARAQLEQLRTRVGFTEVRAPIGGVVTTKLMQTGDVVGNQGRLLEVAEVDTMVVRVSVSELDIVQIEEGDAVDVTLDALPDDVLQATVRRVFPAADPTTRLIPVEVALSSADGRRARPGFLARVSFQLDPKPNARLIPASAIVSRGGGEGVYLVSDSTVVLRSVTPGLTAGGQIEIVDGLAVGDRVVTLGANLLRDGGRIRDVTGQRAAVGAEVDTFGSPAQEGGQ; this is encoded by the coding sequence ATGATTCCGCATATTCGTGGTCGGGTCGCACTGGCTGCGCTCACCACCGTCGCCGTTCTCTCCGCCTGCGGCGGGTCCGACGAGAGTGCCGCCGCGGGTGGCCCGGGCGGACGGGGTGGTCCGGGAGGGTTCGGGGGCGGGGGGCAGGCGAGCCCCGTCGAGACCGCCGTGGTCGTCGAGGGCGACATCTCGCGCGTGGTCGTGCTTCCGGGCACGGTCGAGCCCATCCGCACCGTGGGGGTGAATGCGCAGGTGGCGGGCGCTCTGCTCGAGCTGTCGGTGGAAGAGGGAGACCGGGTCGAGGAGGGCCAGGTGGTGGCGCGCCTCGACGACCGCGAACTCCAGGCCCAGCTCCGCAGCGCGGAGGCCTCGTTCGAGGTGGCTGAAGCGTCGTTCGACCGGGCCCGCCAGCTGCTCGAACGCCAGGTGATCACCCAGCCCGAGTACGAGGCCGAGCGGACCGGCTTCGAGGCCGCCCGCGCGCAGCTCGAACAGCTGCGCACCCGGGTGGGCTTCACCGAGGTCCGCGCCCCGATCGGCGGGGTGGTGACCACGAAGCTGATGCAGACCGGCGACGTGGTGGGCAATCAGGGGCGCCTGCTGGAGGTGGCCGAGGTCGACACCATGGTCGTGCGCGTGTCGGTATCGGAACTCGACATCGTGCAGATCGAGGAGGGCGACGCGGTGGACGTCACCCTCGACGCCCTCCCCGACGACGTGCTGCAGGCCACCGTGCGCCGCGTGTTTCCGGCGGCCGATCCCACCACCCGTCTGATCCCGGTGGAGGTGGCGCTCTCGTCGGCCGACGGTCGACGAGCCCGCCCGGGCTTCCTCGCGCGGGTGTCGTTTCAGCTCGATCCGAAGCCCAATGCGCGGCTCATTCCGGCCAGCGCGATCGTGAGCCGGGGCGGTGGTGAGGGCGTCTATCTGGTGTCCGACTCCACCGTGGTGCTGCGCTCGGTCACGCCGGGGCTCACCGCGGGCGGACAGATCGAGATCGTCGACGGCCTGGCCGTGGGCGATCGCGTGGTCACCCTCGGTGCCAACCTGCTCCGCGACGGGGGCAGGATCCGCGACGTGACGGGGCAGCGCGCCGCGGTCGGCGCGGAGGTCGACACCTTCGGCAGCCCCGCCCAGGAGGGCGGCCAGTGA
- a CDS encoding TolC family protein has protein sequence MTLREAIDRALVHAPAAVSAAVGTENASVAVRESLGDFLPNLSVGSTFSNSSNERFDATTGRLVSQNYSAQATVNYDLLTFGRRFANRSAANARLDAAIANEVDQSFAVALTTTQIFYDVAASSELVRVANQRLDRARAQLEFAEVRLELGTVTRSDILRAELEVSNAELAVLDAEVALRTGALRLGRQIGVSGEVLTEASALPAAPPALPALESLIGMAEASAPPVLSAQANVRDRSAQRVSAWTQYAPTLRLSGGYDWFGFDFPPREQSWNMRLTLSLPVFDGFGREATLWRNQAQERLAEAQYRDAVIGARVEVEDAYLRIDAAEQRVGIAERGLELAQEDLRVQEERYQLGVATIVDLQTSQVALADAENAWVLERQNLGLALAQLEAVLGQSIEELDR, from the coding sequence GTGACCCTCCGAGAGGCGATCGATCGGGCGCTCGTGCACGCGCCGGCCGCCGTGTCGGCGGCTGTGGGCACCGAGAACGCTTCGGTGGCGGTGCGGGAGAGTCTGGGCGACTTCCTGCCCAACCTGAGCGTGGGCTCGACCTTCTCGAACTCGAGCAACGAGCGCTTCGACGCCACCACCGGGCGGCTGGTGTCGCAGAACTACTCGGCGCAGGCGACGGTCAACTACGACCTGCTCACCTTCGGGCGACGATTCGCCAATCGGAGCGCGGCGAACGCACGCCTCGACGCGGCCATCGCCAACGAGGTGGACCAGAGCTTCGCCGTGGCGCTGACCACCACGCAGATCTTCTACGACGTGGCGGCCTCGTCCGAGCTCGTGCGGGTGGCGAACCAGCGGCTCGACCGCGCCCGCGCACAGCTGGAGTTCGCCGAGGTGCGGCTCGAGCTGGGCACCGTCACACGCTCCGACATCCTGCGGGCCGAACTGGAGGTGTCGAATGCCGAACTCGCCGTGCTCGACGCCGAGGTGGCGCTCCGCACCGGGGCGCTGCGCCTCGGTCGCCAGATCGGCGTGTCGGGAGAGGTGCTGACCGAGGCGAGCGCCCTTCCTGCGGCCCCGCCGGCGCTGCCGGCTCTGGAGTCGCTGATCGGGATGGCCGAGGCCTCCGCCCCTCCGGTGCTGTCGGCCCAGGCCAATGTGCGCGACCGCTCGGCGCAGAGGGTGAGCGCCTGGACCCAGTACGCGCCCACCCTCCGCCTGAGCGGGGGCTACGACTGGTTCGGCTTCGACTTCCCGCCCCGCGAGCAGAGCTGGAACATGCGGCTCACCCTCTCGCTGCCGGTGTTCGACGGCTTCGGTCGAGAGGCGACGCTGTGGCGCAACCAGGCCCAGGAGCGCCTGGCTGAAGCCCAGTACCGCGACGCGGTGATCGGAGCGCGCGTGGAGGTGGAGGACGCCTACCTGCGCATCGACGCCGCGGAGCAGCGTGTGGGAATCGCGGAGCGCGGTCTCGAACTCGCGCAGGAAGACCTCCGGGTGCAGGAGGAGCGGTATCAGCTGGGCGTCGCGACGATCGTCGATCTGCAGACCTCGCAGGTAGCTCTCGCCGACGCGGAGAACGCATGGGTGCTCGAACGTCAAAATCTGGGACTCGCTCTCGCGCAGCTCGAAGCGGTGCTGGGCCAGTCCATCGAGGAGTTGGATCGATGA
- a CDS encoding TetR/AcrR family transcriptional regulator, whose protein sequence is MPRARNFDEQVALERAMEVYWAKGYEGTSINDLVAAMGINKGSLYNTFGSKKDLFTRAFLKYDRERRRTMIAELERLGDSYAAIERLFDWFVAQSEADPDRKGCLMVNTALELPNHPADVQEVVSASLEDFEAFFERTIRLGQERGQIRASLDPSQAAPWLLSQALGLRVLSRGALPLDRLHAIRDQALEAIAPG, encoded by the coding sequence ATGCCCAGAGCCCGGAACTTCGACGAGCAGGTCGCCCTCGAGCGCGCGATGGAGGTGTACTGGGCGAAGGGGTACGAGGGCACGTCGATCAACGATCTCGTGGCGGCCATGGGGATCAACAAGGGCAGCCTCTACAACACCTTCGGCAGCAAGAAGGACCTGTTCACGCGGGCCTTTCTCAAGTACGACCGGGAGCGTCGGCGAACGATGATCGCCGAGTTGGAGAGGCTCGGAGACTCCTACGCGGCCATCGAGCGACTCTTCGACTGGTTCGTGGCCCAGAGCGAGGCCGACCCCGACCGGAAGGGCTGCCTCATGGTGAACACGGCGCTCGAGCTGCCGAACCATCCCGCCGATGTGCAGGAGGTGGTGTCGGCGAGTCTGGAAGACTTCGAGGCCTTCTTCGAACGCACGATCCGGCTCGGGCAGGAGCGCGGACAGATTCGGGCGAGCCTCGATCCGTCGCAGGCCGCGCCCTGGCTGCTGAGTCAGGCCCTCGGCCTGCGGGTGCTGTCGCGCGGCGCGCTCCCGCTGGATCGGTTGCACGCCATTCGCGATCAGGCGCTGGAGGCGATCGCGCCGGGGTAG
- a CDS encoding carboxymuconolactone decarboxylase family protein, translating to MSTAATEVRTTPTGYALHTAETAPPESAPLIAASEKAFGRLPGLHAVMAEAPGLLEGYQTLHRLVLESSFDDDETTVLWQTINVEHACHYCVPAHTGIAKNMGVSDEISNALRDETPLPTARLEALRTFTLAVVRGRGNVEEGQVQAFLEAGYTRRQILEVVLGVAQKVMSNYTNHLALTPVDRVMQKFAWEK from the coding sequence ATGAGCACCGCTGCGACGGAAGTCCGCACCACCCCCACCGGCTACGCCCTGCACACGGCCGAGACCGCGCCCCCCGAGAGCGCTCCCCTCATCGCCGCCTCCGAGAAGGCCTTCGGTCGGCTTCCCGGGCTCCACGCCGTGATGGCCGAGGCCCCCGGGCTGCTCGAGGGCTATCAGACCCTGCACCGCCTGGTGCTCGAGTCGAGCTTCGACGACGACGAGACCACCGTGCTGTGGCAGACGATCAACGTCGAGCACGCCTGCCACTACTGTGTGCCCGCGCACACCGGGATCGCGAAGAACATGGGGGTGAGCGACGAGATCTCGAATGCGCTGCGCGACGAGACTCCGCTGCCCACCGCCCGGCTCGAGGCGCTGCGCACCTTCACCCTCGCGGTGGTGCGAGGGCGCGGGAATGTGGAAGAGGGACAGGTGCAGGCCTTTCTCGAGGCCGGATACACCCGACGCCAGATCCTCGAAGTGGTGCTGGGCGTCGCGCAGAAGGTGATGTCGAACTACACGAACCACCTGGCGCTCACCCCCGTGGATCGGGTCATGCAGAAGTTCGCCTGGGAGAAGTAG
- a CDS encoding HAD-IC family P-type ATPase: MVRSAEGAGVDDGVDSGAGWHASGIDEVQARLGASDAGLSAPEAAERLRRWGPNQLEPRPPVSAWTILVAQFRSVVVLLLVLAAVGAFLLGDRLESAAIVAVLLVNTAIGFPVELRARRAMEALLQHQVHEATVIREGRPRRIPATGLVPGDLIEVAEGEAVPADARLVDSAGVRTTEAALTGESVPVEKSAEATAEPDTPLAERANMIHAGTAVAVGTARALVVATGMNTELGRIGRLIESVADEETPLERRLDALGARLVRATLGVAVALAGVGILRGFDPLLMVEMGIALAIAAVPEGLPVVATIALAIGLRRMARRNASVRRPSSVEALGSTTVVCTDKTGTLTAGEMTATVVVTAGAEVAVTGTGYDTEGALELEGTPIDPRAVPGMAALLLGAALTARVRIEPDGEVIGDPTDAALLVLARKGGAAGDDLLVRQPLLGEIPFTSESRLSASLHGRESDGARDAAVAWIKGAPGAVLARCTALVGANGLEPLDDARRASLEARNDALAAEGLRVIALARAEGVDPASARDAAHLPKTATFLGLVGILDPPAEGVAETIATLRTAGIRVVMITGDQAPTAAAIARQLGLEVGDPLNGRDLAALDESALRDAVARTAIFSRTSPADKLRVVEALRHSGEIVAVLGDGVNDAAALKQADVGVAMGIRGTDVAKEVADVVLRDDRFRTIGAAVEEGRVIFENIRKFVFYLFSCNVAEVLVVAGGSLAGLPLPLLPLQILWLNLVTDTFPALALAIEPGDPGVMKRRPRPPEAAILSRRFVGTLLFYAALITAVTLGVFLWGLRTGPLDRAVTLAFATLAFAQLFHLGTARARTPVLRPARAFANRWALGAVALVVGLQGLAIYWPPLASMLGTVPLSAPDAATAVGLAMVPAAVGQVIRLRPTSPRRTSA, from the coding sequence ATGGTGAGAAGCGCGGAGGGTGCCGGGGTGGACGACGGAGTGGACTCGGGCGCCGGCTGGCACGCGTCGGGGATCGACGAGGTACAGGCGCGACTCGGAGCGTCCGACGCGGGGCTGTCCGCTCCGGAGGCGGCGGAGCGCCTGCGCCGCTGGGGGCCGAACCAACTGGAGCCGCGCCCGCCGGTGTCGGCGTGGACGATTCTGGTCGCGCAGTTTCGCAGCGTGGTCGTGCTCCTTCTTGTCCTGGCCGCCGTCGGGGCCTTTCTGCTGGGTGACCGTCTCGAGTCGGCCGCCATCGTCGCGGTGCTGCTGGTGAACACGGCGATCGGCTTTCCGGTCGAGTTGCGGGCGCGCCGAGCGATGGAGGCACTGCTCCAGCACCAGGTGCACGAGGCCACGGTGATTCGCGAGGGTAGGCCCCGGCGCATTCCGGCCACCGGGCTCGTGCCGGGAGACCTGATCGAGGTGGCCGAGGGCGAGGCGGTGCCCGCCGATGCGCGGCTGGTCGACTCGGCGGGGGTGCGCACGACCGAGGCCGCGCTCACCGGTGAGTCGGTGCCGGTGGAGAAGTCGGCTGAGGCGACGGCCGAACCCGACACCCCCCTCGCGGAGCGGGCCAACATGATCCATGCCGGCACCGCCGTGGCCGTCGGAACGGCGCGGGCCCTGGTGGTGGCCACCGGCATGAACACGGAGTTGGGCCGTATCGGCCGCCTGATCGAGAGTGTGGCCGACGAAGAGACCCCGCTCGAGCGCCGACTCGACGCGCTCGGAGCCCGGCTCGTGCGCGCCACCCTCGGGGTCGCTGTGGCCCTGGCAGGGGTCGGCATTCTGCGCGGTTTCGATCCGCTGCTGATGGTGGAGATGGGCATCGCCCTCGCCATCGCCGCCGTGCCCGAGGGACTCCCGGTGGTCGCGACCATCGCTCTCGCCATCGGTCTGCGGCGCATGGCGCGGCGCAATGCTTCGGTCCGGCGTCCATCCTCGGTGGAGGCGCTGGGCAGCACGACGGTGGTCTGCACCGACAAGACGGGCACGCTCACCGCCGGCGAGATGACGGCCACGGTGGTGGTGACCGCGGGTGCCGAGGTGGCCGTTACCGGGACTGGCTACGATACGGAGGGCGCGCTGGAACTCGAGGGCACACCGATCGACCCGCGGGCGGTGCCGGGTATGGCGGCGCTGCTGCTCGGTGCCGCGCTCACCGCCCGCGTTCGCATCGAACCCGACGGCGAGGTGATCGGCGATCCCACCGATGCCGCCCTCCTGGTGCTCGCTCGGAAGGGTGGGGCGGCGGGCGACGACCTCCTCGTCCGGCAGCCGCTGCTGGGCGAGATTCCCTTCACCAGCGAGAGTCGGTTGAGCGCCTCGCTGCACGGACGGGAGTCCGACGGGGCACGCGACGCTGCGGTGGCCTGGATCAAGGGTGCACCGGGCGCCGTGCTCGCGCGCTGCACCGCCCTCGTGGGCGCGAATGGACTCGAACCGCTCGACGACGCCCGCCGCGCGTCGCTCGAGGCCCGCAACGACGCGCTCGCGGCCGAGGGACTGCGGGTGATCGCGCTGGCCCGTGCCGAGGGGGTGGATCCGGCGTCGGCACGCGACGCCGCGCACCTCCCGAAGACGGCCACCTTTCTGGGCCTCGTCGGCATTCTCGATCCGCCGGCCGAGGGGGTGGCCGAGACGATCGCGACACTGCGTACGGCGGGGATCCGGGTGGTGATGATCACGGGCGATCAGGCGCCCACTGCAGCGGCGATCGCCCGACAGCTGGGACTGGAGGTGGGCGACCCGCTGAATGGCCGCGACCTCGCCGCTCTCGACGAGTCGGCCCTGCGCGACGCCGTCGCGCGCACGGCGATCTTCAGCCGCACCAGCCCGGCCGACAAGCTCCGGGTGGTCGAGGCGCTGCGTCACTCGGGCGAGATCGTGGCGGTGCTCGGCGACGGGGTGAACGACGCCGCTGCACTCAAGCAGGCCGATGTGGGCGTGGCCATGGGCATTCGCGGCACCGACGTGGCCAAGGAGGTGGCCGACGTTGTGCTGCGCGACGATCGGTTCCGGACGATCGGGGCCGCGGTGGAGGAGGGCCGCGTGATCTTCGAGAACATCCGGAAATTCGTCTTCTACCTGTTCAGCTGCAATGTGGCCGAGGTGCTGGTCGTGGCAGGGGGGAGTCTCGCGGGACTGCCCCTTCCGCTCCTCCCGCTCCAGATCCTCTGGTTGAACCTCGTCACCGACACCTTTCCCGCGCTCGCCCTGGCCATCGAACCCGGTGATCCGGGGGTGATGAAGCGCCGCCCTCGGCCCCCCGAGGCGGCGATTCTGTCGCGACGGTTCGTCGGCACCCTGCTCTTCTACGCCGCGCTGATCACCGCCGTCACGCTGGGCGTCTTCTTGTGGGGACTCCGCACGGGGCCCCTCGACCGGGCCGTCACTCTGGCCTTCGCCACCCTGGCCTTCGCCCAACTCTTCCACCTCGGCACCGCCCGCGCACGGACCCCGGTGCTCCGTCCTGCACGCGCCTTCGCCAATCGCTGGGCGCTGGGCGCCGTGGCTCTGGTGGTGGGGCTGCAGGGACTCGCGATCTATTGGCCGCCGCTCGCTTCGATGCTGGGCACGGTGCCCCTCTCGGCGCCCGATGCCGCCACCGCCGTCGGCCTGGCCATGGTGCCGGCGGCGGTGGGGCAGGTGATCCGGCTGAGGCCTACTTCTCCCAGGCGAACTTCTGCATGA
- a CDS encoding YoaK family protein, with amino-acid sequence MPYRPGDSFHPSALPVRRWIVGGGIGLAALAGYINVIALGSSSVAVSHMSGTVSRLGTDLAIGNRTDLVFVLAVLSAFMVGAAVAGAIIGQPSLEPGRRYGAALLTEAAALVAATALLLRGSRAGLPLLALACGTQNGLASSYYGLIIRTTHVTGIVTDLGVLAGQRLRGVPVEGWKPVLLGGLLAGFLLGGTAGQVAAARFGPAALAPAALICALAGGGYYRWRSLVAGTRSM; translated from the coding sequence ATGCCCTACCGTCCCGGCGATTCGTTTCACCCCTCCGCCCTGCCCGTGCGTCGATGGATCGTCGGGGGTGGGATCGGACTCGCCGCCCTGGCCGGCTACATCAACGTAATCGCCCTGGGCTCGTCGAGTGTGGCAGTGAGCCACATGAGCGGCACCGTGTCGCGACTCGGCACCGATCTCGCCATCGGGAATCGGACCGACCTGGTGTTCGTGCTCGCCGTCCTGTCCGCCTTCATGGTCGGCGCGGCCGTGGCGGGAGCCATCATCGGTCAACCGAGCCTCGAGCCCGGCCGCCGCTACGGCGCGGCCCTGCTGACGGAGGCCGCCGCACTCGTGGCCGCCACCGCGCTACTCCTGCGCGGTTCACGCGCCGGGCTCCCCCTGCTCGCACTCGCCTGCGGCACGCAGAACGGCCTCGCCAGCAGCTACTACGGGCTCATCATCCGCACGACCCACGTGACGGGGATCGTGACCGACCTCGGCGTGCTCGCCGGCCAGCGGTTGCGCGGCGTGCCGGTGGAGGGGTGGAAACCCGTGTTGCTCGGCGGGCTTCTGGCCGGCTTCCTGCTCGGCGGCACCGCGGGCCAGGTGGCGGCGGCTCGGTTCGGCCCCGCCGCTCTCGCACCCGCCGCACTGATCTGTGCCCTGGCCGGCGGCGGCTACTATCGCTGGCGCAGCCTGGTGGCTGGAACGCGCAGCATGTAG